A single window of Nicotiana sylvestris chromosome 3, ASM39365v2, whole genome shotgun sequence DNA harbors:
- the LOC104225936 gene encoding peroxisome biogenesis protein 3-2-like, with translation MWEFWRRHKRKVYVTLGVIGSGYLLFKLYDGHRRRLSDLERELADERRNEELIRSQVKAHFENIQGIADSTTLPHVMRNLRSRIEEELDLALLTERLMKGKDQPNSLTAAEKLELWERLKILTFTRIVLSLWATTVLSLYIRVQVNILGRHLYIDTARGLGTSCQLDEADLIDRDDEQQFLASADYLTNVGLPALISSFETAASEVLKGKQLKDFFNTTLLHDTVLRILDTFMSLGSPHHWLGFLMPEHFKLYNSAATSSSGNTEPSPSSKFEQLMLEARTVLSSSEFENILDLSLKTAVDVMMEDVTVLCGETNLKLGIPLAKLLPRLAHMSRILLEESNRNRYIQVVQDMPVVEMFFTLLYASTPTS, from the exons ATGTG GGAGTTTTGGAGAAGGCATAAGAGGAAGGTATATGTTACACTTGGAGTTATTGGAAGTGGGTACCTTTTGTTCAAGCTGTATGACGGACACAGGCGACGTCTCTCTGATCTTGAGAGGGAACTCGCggatgaaagaagaaatgaggaacTCATTAGATCCCA GGTTAAGGCACATTTTGAGAACATTCAAGGAATAGCTGATTCAACAACATTGCCTCATGTAATGCGGAATTTAAGAAGTCGAATAGAAGAAGAATTGGACCTTGCTCTCTTGACGGAGAGGTTGATGAAAGGAAAAGACCAGCCAAATAGTCTAACAGCTGCAGAGAAGCTCGAGCTGTGGGAGAGACTCAAAATTTTAA CATTTACCAGAATTGTGTTGTCTCTTTGGGCAACCACAGTGCTAAGCTTGTATATTAGAGTTCAAGTCAACATATTAGGGAGACATCTTTATATCGATACTGCACGTGGCCTTGGAACCTCTTGTCAACTT GATGAAGCTGATCTAATTGACAGAGATGACGAGCAGCAGTTTCTTGCCAGTGCAGACTATCTTACTAATGTTGGCCTTCCTGCCTTGATTTCAAGTTTTGAAACTGCAGCATCTGAAGTTCTAAAAGG AAAACAGTTGAAGGATTTCTTCAACACAACTTTACTGCATGATACTGTTCTGCGGATATTGGACACCTTCATGAGCTTGGGAAGCCCTCATCACTGGCTGGGCTTTTTGATGCCAGAGCACTTTAAACTATATAACTCTGCAGCAACCTCTAGTAGTGGTAATACAGAACCTTCTCCTTCATCCAAATTCGAACAACTTATGCTGGAGGCACGGACCGTTTTGTCAAG CTCTGAATTTGAGAATATTCTGGATTTGTCACTTAAAACGGCAGTGGATGTGATGATGGAAGACGTGACTGTCCTGTGCGGGGAAACCAATTTAAAATTAGGCATTCCATTAGCTAAACTTCTACCACGACTCGCTCATATGAGTCGTATCCTGCTTGAAGAATCCAATCGGAACAGGTATATCCAAGTTGTCCAAGACATGCCAGTAGTAGAAATGTTCTTCACCTTGTTATATGCAAGCACACCAACTTCATAG